In the genome of Desulfallas thermosapovorans DSM 6562, the window CGGCTTATGAAATTAACCCGCACGGTGCTAACCAGCCCATTCCCAAGGAAGGCGTCATTGACGATGTCAAGGGCCAGTGGAAGTCCTTCAACGAATTTACCTATAACAACTCGCAACGCAACATTGAAGCTGTTAACTTCTACACCATCATGGAATACCCGATGACCTCCTGCGGCTGCTTCGAATGTATCCTGGCCATGGTGCCCGAGTGCAACGGCTTCATGGTGGTTAACCGGGAGCATGGCGGCATGACCCCGTCCGGTATGACCTTCTCCACCCTGGCCGGTACCATCGGCGGCGGTGCCCAGATGCCCGGCTTCATGGGTATCGGTAAATCATACCTGGCTTCACCCAAGTTTGTACCCGCCGACGGCGGCCTGGGCAGGCTGGTCTGGATGCCCAAGGCACTGAAGGAAGAGTTGCGGACCGCCTTGGAGGAAGCTGCTGAAAACGCCGGTTTAGGCAAAGAATTTGTGGATAAAATAGCTGACGAGACCATAGGCACCAGCGGTGAGGAAATCATGTCCTTCCTGGAAGAGAAAGGACACCCCGCCCTGACTATGGATCCGCTAATGTAACAATATAGCATTTCCTTTCGAGTTACCGGCGCATTGATGGTGGACATCTAAAGAAAGGGGACATACCTCCAGCGGAGGTATGTCCCCAACAAAAGAAGTTCCACCGGATTGTGACCGTATATATGACAAGCAATTGTAGAAAGGAGTTTGGAGTAATGGGTTTAACAGGTTTAGAGATTTTTAAACAACTACCTAAAACCAACTGTAAAGATTGCGGACAACCGACTTGCTTGGCTTTTGCCATGCAGCTGGCCAGTGGTAAAGCAAGTCTGGATCAGTGCCCGCACGTAAGTGACGCTGCCAAGGAGGCACTTGATTCTGCTTCCGCTCCCCCGGTAGCACTGGTTAAAATTGGCAAAGGCGATAAGGAACTACAGCTGGGTAATGAAACTGTGCTCTTCCGTCACGACAAGCGTTTTGAACATCCCACCGGCATTGCCATCACTGTTAATGACAATGACAGCGATATTGCCGGCAAGGTTGCGGCCATTAACAAACTGGTTTTTGACCGCGTAGGACAAATTCATAAAGTCAACCTGGTAGCCGTCAATAACGCTTCCGGTGATGCCGCAAAATTTGCCGAAGCAGTTAAAACAGTGCAAGACAGTGCAGATTTTGCGCTGGTACTAATGACTGAAGATGCCACTGCCATGGAAAAAGCATTGGAAGTAGCCGGGGAAAATGCACCGCTTATTTGTGGTGCCAACGCTGCCAATTTTGATGCCATGCTTGCCCTGGCGAAAAAATACGATGCACCGCTGGTGGTAAAAGGTGCAGATCTCAATGAACTGGCCGCACTGGTGGAAAAGGCCGGTTACAAGAAGCTTATTCTGGATTCCGGTGCCCGGGAAGTAAACAAGGTGCTGGCCGATCAAACCCAGATTCGCCGCCAGGCCCTTAAAAAGTTCCGCCCGTTTGGTTATCCCACCATCACTTTTGCGGATAATCCCGATCCCATCCAGGCGATTGTTGATGCAGGCGTTTACATTGCTAAATACGCCGGTATCGTGGTGCTAAACACCGCCGATCCCGCCGATGTACTGCCTTTGATCACCCTGCGCCTGAACATTTACACCGACCCACAAAAACCGATTGCTGTGGAATCCAAATTGTATGAAGTTGGCACCCCCGGACCGGATGCACCGGTGTTTGTAACCACCAACTTCTCACTGACTTATTTCTGTGTACAAGGTGACGTGGAAGCCGGTCGTATTTCCGCTTACATTATGCCTGTAGACACTGACGGTATCTCCGTACTGACCGGTTGGGCGGCAGGCAAGTTCACACCGGAGAAAATTACCGAAATGCTTAACAGCTGCGGTGTCGCAGATAAAGTTTCCCATAAGAAACTGATCATCCCCGGTGGCGTGGCCGTGCTGAGCGGTAAGTTGCAAGAACTGAGCGGTTGGGAAGTACTGGTAGGCCCGCGTGAATCAGCAGGTATTCCTTCATTTATCAAACAACGCTGGAATGCCTAATTAATATTGCTGATAATTTAACTTTATTTGAGCAATGTGGCCATGATTATCCTGTAATGAGTTATAATAGCTTATATAACAAAAAGGGGGATGCGCGATATGTCATTTAACATAGCAGTAGCTGGAAAAGGTGGTACAGGTAAAACCACATTATGCTCTCTTATCATAAGACAATTAATAAAAGCAGGTAAAAAACCTGTTCTTGCAGTGGACGCGGATGCCAACGCCAATTTAAACGAAGCTCTGGGCATGGAAATTGAAGGTTCCATTGCAGATGTTTTGGTTCGGATTAATAACAACTTGGATCCCCTGCCGGCGGGAATGACCAAAGACCAGTACGTGGAATACAAAGTACACCAATCCCTTTCCGAAGGTGACAATGTAGACTTGCTGGTGATGGGAGGCCCGGAAGGAGCAGGTTGTTATTGTTACGCCAACAACTTGTTGCGCGGATTTGTGGCTGAATTGAGTAAGAATTACCCCTATATGGTAATGGACAACGAGGCCGGCATGGAACATTTAAGCCGGCGTACCACCCAGAACATTGATGTTTTATTTATTACCAGCGACTCTTCCGCGCGCGGTATCAGGTCCGCAGGCAGGGTAAAAGATTTGGTTGAAAATTTAAAACTGGACATAAAAAAAATGTACTTGGTGGTTTCACGGGTAAACACAAGTAATTTCGATGCACTTAAAACTGAAATAGAAAAAACAGGTCTTGAATTGATCGGCACCATACCGATGGATGAACAAGTTATGGAATTCGACCTGTTAAGTAAACCTCTAATTGATTTGCCCGATGACTCACCGGTGGTGGCGGTTGTTAATGACATATTAAAAAAAGCCGCCATACTGTAACACCGCAATATAATGCTTTCTAACGCAGAAAGGAGCGGAACCAATGGCTGTTACTATAGCTAAGGAAAAATGGACTAGCAAGGTGGGCGAAATGGTGCTGGGAGCCGATTCTTCTGTTAAGGTCGGCGGAGAAAGCACACTGCCCTTCCTGCATTTTGAAGGTACCATCCCTAATAAACCAATTCTAGCTCTGGAAGTTTGGGATCTGGAACCGGTAGATTGGCCGGAAATTTTAAAAACACCCTTTGAAGGTGTGCTGGCCGACCCCGTGGCCTGGGCCAAAAAGAACGTCGAATATGGAGCAGATGCCATCGCCTTACGTTTAATGAGCGCGCACCCCGATTATAAAGACGCATCGCCGGAAGATTGTGCCGCCACAGCTAAAGCCGTTGCCGAAGCTGTAAACGTGCCTCTGATCATCATTGGCTGCGGTGTGGAAGAAAAAGACGCCGAAGTATTGGAAAAAGTAGGCGAAGCCCTGGCCGGTAAAAATTGCCTGATTGGCTGCGCAACTGAGAAAAACTACAAGACAATCACAGCCACTGCCATGGTCAACGGCCATAGCGTAATAGCTTCCAGCCCGCTGGACATTAACCTGGCCAAACAGCTCAATATTTTAATGACTGAAATGAACCTGCCGGCCAATCGTATCGCCATTGACCCGCTGGTTGGTGCGTTGGGCTACGGTATCGAATATGCTTACTCCATCATGGAAAGAGCAAGGCTTGGCGCACTGATGGGCGACAAAATGCTGGCCATGCCGGTTATCTGCTTTGTTGGTCAGGAAGCCTGGAAAGCTAAAGAAGCCAAAAGCCCGGATGACGAATCTCCCGAATGGGGTGCCCAGGAACGCAGGGCCATCCTGTGGGAAGTTCTTACCACCACCACCTTTGCCCAAGCCGGCGGGTCCATATTTGTAGTGCGTCACCCTGAAACAGTAAAGCAAGTTAAAGTGCATATAGACAAAATGATGGAGAGCAATGTTTATTAATATATAAGAGGAGGCTAAGAGCATGATCCTTATTGGTGAACGGATCAATGGCATGTTTAAGGACATCCGGGAAGCTATTCAGAACAAGGACCCGGAACCGGTCCGCTACTGGGCTAGGCGCCAGTATGAAAAGTGTGCCGCTTATCTTGATATCAACACCGGCCCGACCGTAGAGAAAGATGATCAGCCTGCCGTTATGGAATGGTTGGTCAAAACCGCCCAGGAAGCTGCTCCGCTACCGTGCTGCATTGATTCCACAAACCCCGATGCCATCGAAGCAGGACTTAAGGTGCACCAGGGCAAAGCCATGATCAACTCTACGACTGCGGATCAATGGAAAATGGACATCTATATTCCCATGGCCGCTAAATATAACGCCGCCATTATCGGTCTGGCCATGAATGAAAAGGGTGTGCCCAAGAGCGCTGCTGACAGAATTGCCCTGGCCATGGAAATAGTTGTCAACTGTGATATGAACGGTGTGCCCATGGAAGATTTATATATTGACCCGCTCATGCTGCCCTGCAACGTAGCTCAGGAACATGGTGTGGAAGTGTTGGAAACATTGAGGCAAATTAAAACTCTGGCCGACCCGGCGCCACGCACTACCATGGGTCTTAGTAACTCATCCCAACGTTGCACCAACCGGCACCTGATCAACCGCACCTTCCTCATCATGAGCATGGCATGTGGTCTTGATTCAGCCATAGCCGATGTGGACGACGACGAGCTTTTGGATGCTGTTGCAGCAGCCAATATACTGCTAAATAAAGAAATCTACTGCGATTCATTCTTGAAAACATTCCGCGCCCGGTAGCCAAAACAGACCGTCAAAATAAAGCCGGATTTGTTATAGAAAAGGCGGTTAATTGCAACCGCCTTTTCATAACGATTACTGCAATTGACACGGTCTGGCGTTTTTAAACGGTTTGACAGCCCAAGAAGTAGATATTATACTATGGACAAGGCGTGCATAATCCCGGTATATTAACTAATTCAGAGATTATTCAAACAAATTGATAAAAATAAGAGTATACAAGTATATATCCTAATATCTACAGTTATTTTATGTAACCCTGATCAAAGCAAGTAAAATCATAATACCTATGTAACTTAGCCAAACTTACCGGGATTAAGTGTGCCCTGGATAACCGGACTGGGCACTCGGTTTATTCGTATTAACTTATTGGCCCCGGCGCAAGTTTATTATATTTTGCTGTGACGCCTAATCTAGGAGGACGGATGTGATGCTTAGATGAGTACGAAACCTGATAAAGTTGGTGCTGTACTGGTAGTTGGCTCAGGTATCGCAGGTATACAGGCATCGCTTGATTTGGCGGAGTCAGGGTACTATGTGTACCTGGTTGAGAAAAGCCCCGCCATAGGCGGTACTATGCCTATGCTGGACAAAACCTTCCCCACCAACGATTGCTCTATGTGCATCCTGTCTCCCAAGCTGGTTGACTGTGGGAGACACTTGAATGTTAACACCATTACCAATGCTGAAGTAATGGATATTCAAGGCGAGCCAGGTAATTTTAAA includes:
- the acsC gene encoding acetyl-CoA decarbonylase/synthase complex subunit gamma, giving the protein MGLTGLEIFKQLPKTNCKDCGQPTCLAFAMQLASGKASLDQCPHVSDAAKEALDSASAPPVALVKIGKGDKELQLGNETVLFRHDKRFEHPTGIAITVNDNDSDIAGKVAAINKLVFDRVGQIHKVNLVAVNNASGDAAKFAEAVKTVQDSADFALVLMTEDATAMEKALEVAGENAPLICGANAANFDAMLALAKKYDAPLVVKGADLNELAALVEKAGYKKLILDSGAREVNKVLADQTQIRRQALKKFRPFGYPTITFADNPDPIQAIVDAGVYIAKYAGIVVLNTADPADVLPLITLRLNIYTDPQKPIAVESKLYEVGTPGPDAPVFVTTNFSLTYFCVQGDVEAGRISAYIMPVDTDGISVLTGWAAGKFTPEKITEMLNSCGVADKVSHKKLIIPGGVAVLSGKLQELSGWEVLVGPRESAGIPSFIKQRWNA
- a CDS encoding methyltetrahydrofolate cobalamin methyltransferase; this encodes MILIGERINGMFKDIREAIQNKDPEPVRYWARRQYEKCAAYLDINTGPTVEKDDQPAVMEWLVKTAQEAAPLPCCIDSTNPDAIEAGLKVHQGKAMINSTTADQWKMDIYIPMAAKYNAAIIGLAMNEKGVPKSAADRIALAMEIVVNCDMNGVPMEDLYIDPLMLPCNVAQEHGVEVLETLRQIKTLADPAPRTTMGLSNSSQRCTNRHLINRTFLIMSMACGLDSAIADVDDDELLDAVAAANILLNKEIYCDSFLKTFRAR
- a CDS encoding acetyl-CoA decarbonylase/synthase complex subunit delta yields the protein MAVTIAKEKWTSKVGEMVLGADSSVKVGGESTLPFLHFEGTIPNKPILALEVWDLEPVDWPEILKTPFEGVLADPVAWAKKNVEYGADAIALRLMSAHPDYKDASPEDCAATAKAVAEAVNVPLIIIGCGVEEKDAEVLEKVGEALAGKNCLIGCATEKNYKTITATAMVNGHSVIASSPLDINLAKQLNILMTEMNLPANRIAIDPLVGALGYGIEYAYSIMERARLGALMGDKMLAMPVICFVGQEAWKAKEAKSPDDESPEWGAQERRAILWEVLTTTTFAQAGGSIFVVRHPETVKQVKVHIDKMMESNVY
- a CDS encoding AAA family ATPase encodes the protein MSFNIAVAGKGGTGKTTLCSLIIRQLIKAGKKPVLAVDADANANLNEALGMEIEGSIADVLVRINNNLDPLPAGMTKDQYVEYKVHQSLSEGDNVDLLVMGGPEGAGCYCYANNLLRGFVAELSKNYPYMVMDNEAGMEHLSRRTTQNIDVLFITSDSSARGIRSAGRVKDLVENLKLDIKKMYLVVSRVNTSNFDALKTEIEKTGLELIGTIPMDEQVMEFDLLSKPLIDLPDDSPVVAVVNDILKKAAIL